From one Tachysurus vachellii isolate PV-2020 chromosome 23, HZAU_Pvac_v1, whole genome shotgun sequence genomic stretch:
- the LOC132838524 gene encoding CD59 glycoprotein, protein MKVSVQVGMVFVLALIGLGSAIKCYDCVDYTGSCTQTRSCPAQEDGCLTLQERNGKTYRQCIRFSDCKSGILGSMFPKVGAFDHRCCHQDLCNDATVNTARTSVITLVLSLALLWWCII, encoded by the exons ATGAAGGTTTCTGTGCAAGTGGGCATGGTGTTTGTTCTGGCCCTTATTGGCCTGG GCTCTGCTATTAAGTGTTATGACTGTGTTGACTACACTGGAAGCTGCACTCAAACCCGTTCCTGCCCTGCCCAGGAGGATGGATGTCTGACACTGCAAGAGAGAA ATGGGAAGACATACCGGCAGTGTATCCGCTTTTCAGACTGTAAATCCGGCATTCTTGGTAGCATGTTTCCCAAGGTGGGCGCGTTCGACCACAGATGCTGCCACCAAGACCTGTGTAACGATGCTACTGTGAACACAGCCAGGACTTCAGTGATTACCTTGGTTCTTTCTCTGGCTCTGTTATGGTGGTGCATCATTTAA